Proteins from a single region of Kiritimatiellales bacterium:
- a CDS encoding rhamnogalacturonan acetylesterase: MNCLLSIVFALICAVSALAEVKVLVAGDSTVWNKAPKYGWGDCIEPHFKKGIKVTNLAIGGRSSKSFITEGRWDDLISRVVPGDVVFVQFGHNDQKILVGYEIGTHPDGEYKDNLRRFADEVAAKKGRLVFVTPPRRLTYKSSEPTVLRTDLQVYCDAMKEVAAEKKRPVVDLYALTGEGIQAMGEEKAWVLFDTGDRSHFSKTGAEWVAKLIMDTVRAENMLPAELLK, encoded by the coding sequence ATGAACTGTCTGTTGAGTATTGTATTTGCATTGATATGTGCTGTAAGCGCATTGGCGGAAGTTAAAGTTCTTGTGGCCGGCGACTCCACGGTCTGGAATAAAGCGCCGAAATACGGCTGGGGCGATTGTATCGAACCGCATTTTAAAAAAGGCATTAAAGTTACAAATCTTGCCATCGGCGGCAGAAGTTCAAAGTCGTTCATTACCGAAGGCCGCTGGGACGATCTGATCAGCCGCGTTGTCCCCGGCGATGTGGTCTTTGTTCAGTTCGGGCATAATGATCAGAAAATTCTGGTCGGTTACGAAATCGGCACGCATCCTGATGGCGAATATAAAGATAACCTGCGCCGGTTTGCGGACGAGGTCGCCGCCAAAAAAGGCCGGCTGGTTTTTGTTACACCGCCGCGCCGCCTGACCTATAAAAGCAGTGAACCGACTGTACTGCGCACCGATCTTCAGGTGTATTGCGATGCCATGAAAGAAGTCGCTGCCGAAAAGAAGCGTCCGGTTGTTGATCTCTACGCGCTGACCGGCGAAGGGATTCAAGCAATGGGTGAAGAAAAAGCCTGGGTGCTTTTTGATACCGGCGACCGCTCTCACTTTTCCAAAACCGGCGCGGAGTGGGTGGCAAAATTAATTATGGACACCGTGCGCGCCGAAAATATGCTGCCGGCGGAACTGCTAAAATAA